ACGCCACCGCCTTCAACGCCCAGAAAAAGGGCCAGATTCGCGGCAAGGGGGAGGTCAACTGCACCATCAGCAGCTACCTGTTCCAATTCCTGGAACGGCGGGGCGTCCCCACCCATTTCCTGGCCCAGGTCGCGCCGGACGTGATGGAGGTCCAGGCGTTGCAGATGTTTCTCCTGGAGGTGGTGGTGCGCAATCGGGCGGCGGGCAGCTTGTGTCGCGAAACGGGATTGCCCCTGGGCCTGGAATTGCACCCCCCCCTGGTGGAGTTCTACTACAAAAACGACGCGCTGGGCGACCCCCTGTTGACTCCGGACCGGCTGCAGTTGCTCCAACTAGCGACGCCGGCGCAGGTACAGACCATCACCCACCTAGCGGAACAGGTCAACACCCATTTACGTCCCTTTTTTGCGGAATGCGGCATCTTGCTGGTAGACTTCAAACTGGAGTTCGGTCAAGACGGGCAAGGGCGAATCCTTCTGGCCGATGAGATCAGCCCAGATACCTGTCGCCTCTGGTTGGCGGACGAAACCGACCCAGCGCGGCGCGTACTGGACAAAGACCGCTTCCGCTACGACCTAGGGGAAGTGGAACCGGCGTACCGGCTAGTGCTGGAGCGGGTCACGCAGCAGGTGCTCCATGGATAAACGCTCCGTTGTGGTGTGGTGGGATATGCGCTCCGACATGCTGACAGCAATCCTGGCGACGGTACTGGTGACGATGCTTCCCCTGGCGGCCAGGGCGGAAACAACCGTGCAGCAGCCCCAGCGTGTCGGCTCCATGGCCCAAGCCCAACCGGCGGAACCTGAGCCTCGGGTTCTCGTTGCAGAGGTTTTGGTGGAGGGAGCGCAAGGTGAACTGCTGGATGCCGTCTATGGCGCGATTCGCACCCGCCCCGGTTTTACCACCACCCGCAGCCAGTTGCAACGGGATAT
Above is a window of Gloeomargarita sp. SKYB120 DNA encoding:
- a CDS encoding phosphoribosylaminoimidazolesuccinocarboxamide synthase, translating into MFTTYAGKAKVLTPTDRPGVLRMHFKDDATAFNAQKKGQIRGKGEVNCTISSYLFQFLERRGVPTHFLAQVAPDVMEVQALQMFLLEVVVRNRAAGSLCRETGLPLGLELHPPLVEFYYKNDALGDPLLTPDRLQLLQLATPAQVQTITHLAEQVNTHLRPFFAECGILLVDFKLEFGQDGQGRILLADEISPDTCRLWLADETDPARRVLDKDRFRYDLGEVEPAYRLVLERVTQQVLHG